A segment of the Synechococcus sp. MU1643 genome:
GGGGCTGAACGCCTTACGGGCGTTGAGGTCAATGACATCCGTCGTCATGGAGATATCTGGCAAGTGACGGCAACCGATGGTCGCCATTGGCAGGGGCGGGCCGTGGTGATCGCCGATGGTTCGGGGTCCCCTTGGCCCCGACGGCTCGGCTTGGGGGCAAAACAACCACAGATGGCTACCACCATGTCGGTGAGGCTCGAGGGTCAAGGCAGGCTCAACGATGGCATGACCCGCTTTGAATTCGGCCTGGTGAAACAGGGCTTCGCCTGGGCCTTCCCCCTCGCTGGCGGGGTAAACATCGGTGTAGGCAGCTTCATCGGCAAGCAGGACGCCGACCCGGAGCAGGTGCTGGCCCAGCTGCTGCCCGATCTGGGTTTCGCCGCCGATGCTGGGATCCGCAAACGGGGGCAACTGCGGGTGTGGAACGGCCATCACCGTCTGGATGGCAACGGCATTGTGGTGGTCGGCGATGCAGCATCACTGTGCGATCCATTTCTGGCGGAAGGGCTACGCCCTGCCCTGATGAGTGGCTGCGAGGCGGCTCGACATCTGAGCCAATGGCTCAAAGGCGACAGTCGAGATCTGCGGGGCTACAGCCGCAGCATGCGGGAGCGCTGGGGTGAGTCGATGGCCTGGGGTCGGCGCATTGCCCAGGTGTTCTATCGCTTCCCCGGTGTGGGGTATCAGCTGGGGATCAAGCGGCCCACAGCACCACGCCGGATTGCTCAGATTCTCTCCGGGGAGATGGGCTACGGCGACATCGCCCAACGGGTGATCAAACGGCTGTTGCTACAGCGCAACTAAAGGCCAAGGCTGAGCTGATGGCAGCCGTTGTCGGGTTGCTGAGGTTTGCGCCGGCGGCGGGAGGTTGTTGGCTTTAACCCCGCCTTACGGGAGCCATGCTTGCGCTGAATCGCATCGGCATGGCGGTCAAACCCGGCCGATCGACGGATCTCCCAGATCCGATCCTTAGCGTCCTGCATTGATGCGGTGACATCAACGATCGGTTCCGGCATACCACCGCCGAGCATCCAAGGCTCATGGATGTGAATCGTAGGCACATCCTTGAGTTCAGGGCACCACTGACGGATGAACAACCCATGGGGGTCGTGGTCCATCCCCTGCTTGATCGGGTTGTAAATCCGAATCGTGTTGATCGACGTGCTGCCCGACTGCATTTGGCACTGGCTCCAGTGAATCCCCGGTTCGTAATCAACAAACTGACGGGCCAGATGCAGACCACTGTCCCTCCAGGGAAGCCAGAGGTTGTAGCTGGCGAAGGACATCAACATCGCCCGCATGCGGAAGTTGATCCAGCCATGGGCCTGCAAGGCGCGCATGCAGGCATCCACAAAGGGGACGCCAGTACACCCTTCGCTCCAGGCCGTCAAACGCTCAGCATCCACTGCTCGAATGCCCCGCATGAACGGATGGAAATCGGTGAATTCAATCGCGGGCTGATCCTCCAGCTTCTGAATGAAATGGCAGTGCCAGTGCAGCCTTGATTCAAAGCTGCTGACGCCGCGACCGCTATGGGTGCGGCTGGCCTGCAGCACCTCCCGCATCGAAAGACAACCCCAGGTGAGATACGTCGAAAGCCGAGAACAACCAATGAAAGCGGTGTTGGGGCTCGACATCGACCGTTGATAGCGCTGGGCACGGTTCTGCAGAAAGTCACTCAACTCCTTGAGGCCGACCGAACGCCCGCCGATCTGACGCTGCGGACACGTATCCGAACGCAGGTCTGAGCAGGGGCGCTCAGGGATCACACCAGGATCAATGTCCTCCAGCGGTTGCAACGCGGCCGGCGCTGGCGTGATGGGCTCCGTCATCTGAACCTCCCAGCGTTTGGCCCAGCCATTGCGACTGCGCATCCGGCGCGTCACCCCGAACTGCGGGATTTCCGTCCAGGCGATGCCGTGCTGACGAGCCCAGGCCCCAATGCGTTTATCGCGCTGGTAAGTCCAGCCGTTGCCGGTTTCCTCATGGCTCCACAGCCCATCGATGCCGAACTGGCGCCGGGCCCGCTCCAGCACTTGCACCACATCACCGGCGCGCACCACCAAGGGCTGGCCCAGATCCGCCAAGGCCTGACGCAACTCCACAAGCGACTCCTGGCAGAAGAGCCACTGCCGCTCAGAAGAATCGGGCTGCTGCCACAACTCGTACTCCACCACATACAACGGCAGCACTAGGCCCCGTTCGGCAGCAGCAGCCAAGGGCCGGTGATCAACGATGCGCAGATCACGCTTGAACCAAACGATCTGCAGCGGTGCCATTCACTGCAATTCAAGGGATTCGTTTCTAGTGGATCCGGCTCTCCATCCAAGCCTCAATCAACAGACATCTCCATCACAGCGCTGAAGCGGATTTAACCGTGTTGCGGAAATCCACCACATCCAAACGGCGCGTCATCAACGCTGCACCAAGGAAACAAACCATCTGCAGGGCAAAAACACCGCAATAGGCAGCGAACAAATCACCCCCGTTCCAAGCTTTGAGCAAGGTGAGCAGCCCGCCCCCACTGATGGTGGCCAGGCCGCAGGAATAGGCATAACCCGCACCCCAAACACCAAGCAGAAAGCCGGTGCGGCCGGGTTGGACAAAGCTGAACATCAGGTGACGCAGGCATTCATACACACCCCAAGCGACAAACCAAACAAGCCAACGGCAGTCCGTAACAGGGGGATGGACTGCTCCGCCCCAGCCCACAGCATCAGCATCAAGGCCAGTGCGGCCAGCACCGCACCCACCCTGGCGGTGCGGATGTGTCCGACGCGCTCAATCAACCAAAAGCCACTGAGCCCCAAGCCGCCAAAGAAACCAAGGGCAATCAACACATTCAGCGAGGTGGTGGCACAAACACTCATGCCAAAGACGGCGGCGCCATAGGGCTCCCACACCGCATCGTTGAGAAACATGCTGAAGGTGAACAGGCAGAGAACCCCAAGAAACGCCCCGCCTGGGGGATGGTGCGCAGTTTCAAGAGCAGCTGGGGCAGGTGCAAGGCCAACCGCTGGGGAACATCGGGAGGTTCAGAACCCACAGGCACCGTCAAACCTGTGATGCGGCGTTCCACGCCAAATACAGACACCACCCCCAGCCCCAGCAACACCAGTGGCATCAACACCGACAGGACCCGCGGCCGTTCGGCTTCCGTGGTGCGATCGGCGATCAAGGCCGAAAAGGCTGTTCCACCAGCGGCAATTGCCGTGCCGATCGCCACGAACACGAGAATCAGAAGGCCAATCAGCAGCCCATTGAGCTCTCCGCCGTAGGCCTCCATGCTATTGGCCAAGCGCAGCACCAGCTGGCAGGCCACCCCGAACAACAGGGCGATCGCCAACGAGCTGATGACGATGAAGGGGGTGCGCCGCAGCAGGCTGGGGGGGGATGCGATCGGAGCGATGGCCGAACCAGGCGCGGGTAAACCCCATCAACTGCTGACCACCCACGGCCAAGGCCGCCAGCGACGCCGGCAGCTGGATGTCTTAAATCAACAGACGGTTCAGCAGTCCCAGGATGAGCACGCCAAGGATTCCAAGACTCAGCCGGGACAGTCCAAGTTGCATTCCGAGGTGGAGCGGCCGCATCGCAAGTGATCGAAATCCAAAATCCCGATCATTCTCACTGATTAACCGAAAAACTCAGTTGCTTTCCTCAGACAACACAATCCTGAGTTTCTATGCGGCATAGCCGGCCTAGGCGAGCCGTATACCACAACAAAAGCTTGAGAAAACTCCTGTTAAAAGCCTATTTATTCGCGCCAATCCATCGCTTTAAAAAGAGATGCAATCCGAGCTGCCCTTCATCATTTAAATGCACCACACAGACACAGACTGGATCACCAGTACAACTTCTCCACAATTGCAGACCAATACAACCTCGACTCCCCTGACATTTCCCCTTACCTCCAAAGCTTCAATTCGTCCTTGCAATAAATATTGCAGAAACACATTTCAGCCACGACTTAAAATCATGTCGAACAATCGTCGGACCCCATAAAAAATTTCCGTCTCAGCCTTCAGCCAACTTGATATCGCACAAACGGGTATCAATCGATGCGAGCAGCTGTACCGCAAACATCGGCGTCTCCTGAATCGCAAACAGAAATTTGTCGCGGTTCATGGCAATCAAACGGCACTCACTAGTGGCCGTGGCTGTGCTCAGACGCTGATTGTCCTCCACCACCAAGGCCCCCGCGCCGAACACATGGCCTAAAAGGATGTCCTCATGTCCCTCATATCCTGCTGAATCGATCCAGGTGAGCCGCACGGATCCTTCCAGCAGGCCATACATGCAGGCGCCGGTTTCTCCCGTACGAAACAGCACTTCACCCGGCTTGAGATGAATCACCTCAGCCTTGCTGGACAAGGCACGCATGGTGTCGAGCGCATACATGGAACCAGCGCGACTCAAACAGAAGTCAGAGCCAGGGCTGCACCGAAGCCTTGGCGCACATCCTCCTGAGAGATCAAACCATCATGGTCATGATCCAGGGCATCAAAGATCGCATCACTGCCGAGCCATTCATCGCGGGTGATCGAGCCATCGCCGTTCATGTCGTTGAGCATGAAGATCTCAGAAACGGCGTGGCGGAAGGCGGAGCCACCCTCCAGTTCCGCCAAACGATGGGCCAGTTGATGCTCCAGCGTTTCAATTGCCTTGCTGAAGCCTTTGATTCCCTCGGTGAGTTTGTCGCTGGCCATCCGATCGTCCTGCATCAATGCGTCAAAGCTGGTGCGATCGACGTGGATCTTGGCTTCGCCATCCGTGGGATGGGCCGCATCCAATTTCTGAGTCAGCACGGCATCACTCTCACGGAGTTGATCCAACAACTTCGGTGAAATCGTGAGCAGATCGCAACCTGCCAGCTCCGTGATCTCATCGATGTTGCGGAAGCTCGCCCCCATCACCTCCGTGCTGTAGCCGTGAGTCTTGTAGTAGTTGAAGATCTTGGTCACCGAAATCACGCCGGGATCTTCCTGCCCGGGATAGGAGTCGCGCCCGGTTTCTGCCTTGTACCAATCCAAGATGCGCCCGACGAAGGGGGAAATAAGGGTGACGCCGGCTTCGGCACAGGCAACCGCCTGACCGAAACCAAACAGCAGGGTGAGGTTGCAGTGAATTCCCTCTTTCTCCAGCACCTCGGCGGCTTTTATGCCTTCCCAAGTGGAAGCAATTTTGATCAGCACGCGATCGTTGCTTATGCCGGCATCGTTGTACAAACGAATCAGCTTGCGCCCCTTTTCAATCGTGGCGTCGGTATCAAAACTCAGGCGAGCATCCACCTCCGTTGACACACGACGGGGAACAA
Coding sequences within it:
- a CDS encoding geranylgeranyl reductase family protein, producing the protein MSNGVERTRDVLIVGSGAAGGAAAVHLAAAGHDVLTLERDDGPRVKPCGGGMAASVQQWFPFSLEPAVEQVIRQVDFSWCLEDPVVAELPGDAPFWIVRRETLDQLLSDQSIQVGAERLTGVEVNDIRRHGDIWQVTATDGRHWQGRAVVIADGSGSPWPRRLGLGAKQPQMATTMSVRLEGQGRLNDGMTRFEFGLVKQGFAWAFPLAGGVNIGVGSFIGKQDADPEQVLAQLLPDLGFAADAGIRKRGQLRVWNGHHRLDGNGIVVVGDAASLCDPFLAEGLRPALMSGCEAARHLSQWLKGDSRDLRGYSRSMRERWGESMAWGRRIAQVFYRFPGVGYQLGIKRPTAPRRIAQILSGEMGYGDIAQRVIKRLLLQRN
- a CDS encoding deoxyribodipyrimidine photo-lyase, with amino-acid sequence MAPLQIVWFKRDLRIVDHRPLAAAAERGLVLPLYVVEYELWQQPDSSERQWLFCQESLVELRQALADLGQPLVVRAGDVVQVLERARRQFGIDGLWSHEETGNGWTYQRDKRIGAWARQHGIAWTEIPQFGVTRRMRSRNGWAKRWEVQMTEPITPAPAALQPLEDIDPGVIPERPCSDLRSDTCPQRQIGGRSVGLKELSDFLQNRAQRYQRSMSSPNTAFIGCSRLSTYLTWGCLSMREVLQASRTHSGRGVSSFESRLHWHCHFIQKLEDQPAIEFTDFHPFMRGIRAVDAERLTAWSEGCTGVPFVDACMRALQAHGWINFRMRAMLMSFASYNLWLPWRDSGLHLARQFVDYEPGIHWSQCQMQSGSTSINTIRIYNPIKQGMDHDPHGLFIRQWCPELKDVPTIHIHEPWMLGGGMPEPIVDVTASMQDAKDRIWEIRRSAGFDRHADAIQRKHGSRKAGLKPTTSRRRRKPQQPDNGCHQLSLGL
- a CDS encoding PucC family protein, which translates into the protein MAIALLFGVACQLVLRLANSMEAYGGELNGLLIGLLILVFVAIGTAIAAGGTAFSALIADRTTEAERPRVLSVLMPLVLLGLGVVSVFGVERRITGLTVPVGSEPPDVPQRLALHLPQLLLKLRTIPQAGRFLGFSACSPSACFSTMRCGSPMAPPSLA
- a CDS encoding cyclic nucleotide-binding domain-containing protein encodes the protein MYALDTMRALSSKAEVIHLKPGEVLFRTGETGACMYGLLEGSVRLTWIDSAGYEGHEDILLGHVFGAGALVVEDNQRLSTATATSECRLIAMNRDKFLFAIQETPMFAVQLLASIDTRLCDIKLAEG
- a CDS encoding transaldolase, with the protein product MASLLDQLSQMTVVVADTGDLEAIRKFTPRDATTNPSLILAAAQIPAYQNLIDEALRSSRKLMGSDAAVEDVVREALDEISVIFGKEILKIVPRRVSTEVDARLSFDTDATIEKGRKLIRLYNDAGISNDRVLIKIASTWEGIKAAEVLEKEGIHCNLTLLFGFGQAVACAEAGVTLISPFVGRILDWYKAETGRDSYPGQEDPGVISVTKIFNYYKTHGYSTEVMGASFRNIDEITELAGCDLLTISPKLLDQLRESDAVLTQKLDAAHPTDGEAKIHVDRTSFDALMQDDRMASDKLTEGIKGFSKAIETLEHQLAHRLAELEGGSAFRHAVSEIFMLNDMNGDGSITRDEWLGSDAIFDALDHDHDGLISQEDVRQGFGAALALTSV